DNA sequence from the Harpia harpyja isolate bHarHar1 chromosome 2, bHarHar1 primary haplotype, whole genome shotgun sequence genome:
GCAGGCAACCTGCGAAACTCTTGCTCCCCACAGCTCGGCCACCACACGAGGCGTGAGTTCATTCCGGGTGGAGTTGTGACCGAGCTGGCCAGCCCCTCCTGCTCCAAAGGTGCACACCAACCCCTCCTTGAAAACGAAGAAGCAAACAACAGGACCACTGCATTATTAACGGCATTCAAATGGTCACCACCGAGAGCAAGAGCCAGCAAGACACAATACGTTATATGGGACTTGATTTAAAACATCCCTGATTCAAACACAGGTAGAGTTCACTTCGTGTCAAGCCTAATCTTACATTGTCTAATGTCCAAATCATTTAACTCCTGAAAAAAGCAATTTAACTCCTGAGAATAATTCCCTGATGTTTCAGAGTTTTACTTGTATGAGTAAACCCTACTGAATTAGCTATTGTTCACATCTTCTTAAGTCACCAACGTGCTacaaaaaaagacaatattttcaaaaatactgagAGTTGAATTGCACCTCTTTGCCCCAGGATTCTCATTCACCACCTCCCTGCAAAAGTTTACATGCAGGTGACGGGAATCTGAGAAAAGGCCAATTTTCCCAATAGCTTAGTTAGCATCCCTTGGGGATTGTCTTCAGACTTGGATGGAAGCAGGCGTTGCCATCCCAATTTCTCCATGCTGACTTTTAGCAGTGTATCTTTTCTCACAGGGTGAGGTCTCGGATGCTGACTTTCCATTTCAGACTCACCTTGGAGAGAACTGCAGTATGATCTGCCCCACATGAGATAAATACAGTCTTCCAGTGCTCTAATGCTCCAACGTATGATGGGCAGTCCCTGTCTGGAAAGAAGATAGCACTGCTGAAGTGGAAGAGTACTGGGGGGTCTCACGCAaagaaagatttagaaaataGGGTGTTTTAGCACTTTCCAGTCCTCTCTTACAGCAATTCATGTATTTACAACTTGGGTTTGAGTTGTTTTCTACCCTCCACTAGAACATACTTTTTTCTCATAATGTTCTTTTTCatggtattttcttttcatttacattcgatctgaaacaaaacacagtgcTTTCACATCTGCTTGCCAAAAGGTACTTGGCTTCAAAATATCTGACTCTCAAGGGTCCAGACTCATTCAGATCCTGCTGACTTCAGGTTCTGTCTGGCTAGGGCAACTCTGCTCTAGCCTTCTAGGCTTGAAAAAAATGGGTGATTTTAATTCTTCTCTCACCTTGTGTTTACAGAGAATTAAAGAAGGCAAAGAggtataaaattaatttctttcatgcaAGACTGCCTGGAGAGAgaatgggagtggaaagagaccTCTGAGACATATGGGTTTAAGAGCCCACGCTATCCAGTTGGCCACATAAAATGACTGGAAGTTCTCTGTAGAAATACAATCCCTAAATCCCTTGTCCCTGCATGCCTTTCCTGGTCAGGAAACAAAGACCTCATCCAGATATACTTTCTTCAAAAGTCTTTACTGTCCGCTGCTGCTCCAAAGAGGCTTGACAATCCTGAGGAGCCACTCCTGTGTCTGCAGTAAGCCCACTGACCAGGAAAACACCTTCCTGCTGCTGTCTTTCCTTACCTTTTGTGTCTCTAAGTCCCAGCTGTCCAAAATCGTTCTTTCCCCAGGAATAGACAGCTCCAGAGAGTGACACGGCAGCGCTgtgagctcctccagcagcaatCTGAGCGAGTGAGATGCCCCGTAGTCTTTCCACCAGCTGTGGTTGGGGAATGAGTGTGCTTTGGCTCCCCACTCCAAGCTGTCCGTGGGTGTTCTGGCCCCAGGTGAAGAGCTGACCTCCTTCACGCACAGAATAAAAGGAAACAGCTCAGCCTCACTGCTTCCTTTGAGTCTTTGCACTTTGGGAGTGGGAgtgaaaatcagtgttttcagGGACCTAGCTCCAAGGtgagaccagcagcagcagcagcagccagatcTCCGTGTTTGCTTCTGACCCCTTCAGGGCAGTCCCATGCTGCCCATGTGACTCAGCACAGCAAGAATAAAGGCAGGGTGTTTCCAGCTCTAAAGCCATACTTGCAAGAAGTTCCCAACCAGAGAGGTGCTCTAACTTAAGAATGAGCAGGTCTGGTGACCGCAGAGTGGGGCAGCCACATCTGCTCTCCACAACACACCTTTGCGGAGGGGTAGTGCTCAGGAACTGGAGAAAGACAGAGCTGCAGGTCCCTAGGTGCTGGGAGGAAAGGGCAGCGCTGATAGCCAGCGCGCTTTGTGTCCCCTACCCACCGCTCATTACTCTCTAATGGTGTCACCAACTACTGGAAGTAGTTCAAACGCTCCCTTCCGAGAGCAAGCCTGCCATAATGTGACTCCCGTTTGGAGGAAAAGTGTGCTTGAAGGAGGCTACCTCTGGAGAGCGCAATGGCGTGCTGGTCCCCACACGCTATTTGAACAATATCTCGGTTTCCTAGTCCTTTCACCAGCctacaaaaataaggaaaaaaaaaatcaaagtagatAGATGCTGTTCCGTGAGACAAAGTCAAGGAAGAAGATCCTAGCACATTTAGCAGGAATTATGTGGAAAAATACAGGTCACCTGTCAGTTGATTCACCCTGCTCTGATGCTAGCCTACTGCAGCTGGTCTAACTGATTTGATTGCGTTTTGCACCACgaaaagctggaaaaaagtcAGGCTCAGCCCTGGGCAAGCTAACAGAAAATCCCATAGCAAACTGCTGTGCCATTTTTAGATGATGGTTACTCTCACAGATTAATCAGAAGGTGGCAAGGTTCAGATGTGCTTGAGTCTTTCACCTGCAGCTTTCCCAAGCCACGTGTGGTTTGCAGGTCATCTGCATTACTCTGGTATGTGCTACTAACCCTTATTAAGTTTGAGAGAAACCTGTCTCTTGTGCATCCCAAGCAGCTCAGATCTTGGTATTCCCCTCAAAATCAGTGCACTTCTTGCCTggttaaaaaagaagataaagtttTGGGTCCTAAGAATGTGTGTGTTCCAGCTCCCTCTCTAGAACAGGAACACGCCTCAGTCTCTTGGATGTTACCTTTAGGAAAAGTGGGCTACATCTTCTGACCATTACCACCCATACCTCCACTCCATGAGAGCTTCTTACCTTGTCTTAGAGCAGTCAGCTGAGGCTGTAGTCCAGTGTTCAGAAAGCTTCCCGTTGTGGGAGAGAACGAGCGTATGTGTCGCGTCGTGGTTTGAGCATTGCACCTTCTCATTCTTCTGCGACTGCGTGTGCTCTGCAGAACCCATACAGACAGGCACAACAGTCACACTAAGGCAGCAGGCATCTTAACCATCTCGGCCCCCTCCCCATGATCTCTGTGTGCTACTGCTTTCACCAAGAGCTTCTGCTCCTCAGGAAGAAGTGAGACAAGCGTGTATGACTTATTTGCTCAGGCCTCTTGGGGTTTCAGTGTCCAACCCACTGCTTGGTTTCATGCCAGACAACTCCCCGGCTATCACTAAAAGACATTTCTCCACCTCTTAGGCTGCTGTGCCACCAGCTCCCAAGGCAATCAGCAAAATGTCAGCAGAAGCACGCTCTGTTACTTCTGCACAGCTGTGGAGAGTGTCCTGGGGAGATAAAGCACTTCTGAGGCATCTGACCGGCCCAGATTTGCCACAGCCTTGGGGATGGCATGCCTCGAAGTCAGATGCTTTACAAGACGCTGGAGAAGCAATGACGGAAAAATTCACACATTGCCTATTTACAGCAGAAGGAAGTCCCTTCTCGTCTACAGCTGAGGGGCTGCAGGTGCTTTTCCGACCCAGATTTACTCAGTTACTCGCGTGTagccctgctgcagcacaagCGTCCGAGAGCCGGGATGCCCAAGCGTGACAGGCGGTCATCATTCAGCACAGCCTTCCCTGATTCACCTAGCACCTCCGGAGACTCGCTCTCCACCCTTCTCACACCTCCCCAGCTTAACCCCGACATGTAACCAGAGAGGAACATTCACGTCTGTTCCCCAGCAcggtctccctccctccctccagcctcccccGCCTGCCGCGCACTGTGACACGGTTCAGCACCTCATGCCGCGGCCCGCCCTCCCCGAGAGGCAGCCCAGCAGGTCACCCCAACCTCAGCCCTTTCATCTCCGCGGACCCGTCCCGGGGTGGGGGTGTCTCACACCCCCCCAGCGTGACGCGCACGGCTCCGGCGGGTCGGGTCCGCCCTCGGCCGGGACGCTCCCACCCCCGGCCGGGCTCCAGCCGCTCCGCCGCCGGTCGGTACCTCCCgtgccccgccggcggccgccccgccgccgctgccgccgtcCTGCCGCCATCCCCCGCTCGCCGGCCGCCCCGACAGCTCGACGGCGCCGGGGACGGCGCCGGGAAGGCTCCGCCCCGGCGGGGAAACCGGAATGGCTCCGCCCCGGCGGGGAAACGGGAATCGAAACTCGGCGGGTGCCGCGGCAGCGGGAGGAGGAGCGAGAGCGGCCGGTGCCCGGGATCCCCGGAGCTGGGAAACTCCCGAGCCCTGCGCTGGAAACGTGTGAGCCGCCGGGCTTCGGCGAACGGCCGGCTCTCCTCCCGGCCTGCGGCAGGCGGCTGCTGctcagggcggggcggggggggggggagaagggaaaccAGAAAGCGGGTGGAAGGGTGCCGGGCTTTTCCGTGGGGAAAAGACTCCCGTTTGACTTCGTTATTCACCTGGGAGAGCGTCCCGCCTGGGTCCATCCTTTGCAGCTTTCTGTAAGCTCAGAGACCTACTCTGCTGCTCGCTGTACCCTGAGGAAGAGCCCGCGCAAATTCAGAGGGGCTGCTTGGCTGGGTGGAGTCAAGCAGCAAGTGAAATGCCCGGTTTAGAAAGACATCGGCAGGTAAAAACCATCCGCTTCCATTCTCACGGAGTCTCTCCTACCGTCTGCTAAATCTCCCCCTGCCTTCAAAGAGCCGGgaagctccccccggccccgcaaaGAAAGGCCGCCCAGCCTGCCCCACCTCCCACTCTTCCTCACTGGAGCGATGCATGCAGGACCATCTTAATGATGGAATAAAGGATAGCCATGTGAACGATGAAATGGATCAAAACACATAAGAGCGCTTTTGTTGTATTCCTAATAGCTTCCACTGATTAATTAAATTCAATCTGCTTAAGAAAATTTTATGCTGCTGAATACTAAGCACGGATTTTGGTGGGGCAGTCTACAAAAGTCCTATGAAGCGCAACATGAATCTACCGATTTATACTGGTGTTCACTGAAACGCAGTGGAAAATTCATTACTGAGACACCGGAAGCTTTTAACATAATATATTTGAATGGAGCAGCCTGTGGCGCACAAAAAGGCACACAGAGGCCCCCAGGGTGAAGAAAAAGGGATGCGGGAGATGCTGCGGAAGCAAAGCAAGGAGAACCTGGGGCATACAGTAACTGACTTCTCCCCAGGGAGGAGCAACCCAGCCTGTCTTTCCCAGCCACTTCCCTATGCACACTGcagggaccttatctccttccaCAGTACATAGGAAGGTCTTGAGATCAAGAAATGCCCAGCCAGAGCTGTGAGGCCAAAGCACAAGCTACGAAGGGACACTAGAGGTCCTTCGGCACCAAAGTACGAACTAACGCCTCCTCCTTGGAGGGAAAAACTGCTCCAAGCAGAGGCAAGGGCACTTGCCTCTTGTTTGGCACAGAAATGAAGAAGAGATTCGAGGGGAGGAAAGGACACGCGTTGATGTCCTTCTTCCGTTCGGagctacatttttcttcctgccGAGTGGCCTGCTGACAGTGACTTCAGGTCAGAAAGGCTTGCTCTGGGAAGCTACTGCAGGGTCCTCAAACACCCTGTGGTTCTCTGCCCAAGAGGTGTCAGGGCTTGCGATAGCCTGACCAAAAGGAATCTGGGGGCCCATGAGGGAGATGCCTGGCAACTggcaggagacagaggagagaggTGAACTGCGAAAAATGGGTTTTATAGCTAGAACTGGGTTTGGCAGATGTGTCCGTCCATACTTTGGCCATTTCACCCCTTTTCATCACTTCTATAGTGACTTGcccataaaaaaaccaaaccaaaacacaaaaacgCCCATGTGTCAAACACCTCAAGTTTGGCATAGTGCTTGCTTATGAGGGCAGCCCTTCTCTCAGGAGAACAGCACTGAGCACTTCCAGGGTGAGGGGAATGGGGAAATCCGAGGAAATGTATGCAGATGCCATGGTGTCCGAGGAGGAATGCCCCATGGTGGGCCCCAGGGAGCCAAGGAAGCGTGCTGCGGAAGCCCATTCCCACAGTGTCGGCAGCTGAACGGGCACAAGCGGGTCAATCCCTCCAGAGCAGATTTGGGAGCGTGGGGAACTTGCAGCCTCTCTCAGCCGGCCTGTCTCACTCACGGCCCCCAGCTGCCCTCCATGTGAAGGGACCCGGTGACCTGCCGGGCCACCCAGCACGGCTCAGCCGCTGGCAACCCATGCTGGGCAGTGCCGCATCCCCGAGTTTCACAGCGAGGCACACCGACTACCTCCATCGTTCCCCACCGAGGAGTGCCGAAGCAGAGCCCGCCGCGCAGGCCCCGGCAGTACCAGGGCTGAGCATCGCCTCGGCCTGGGCCGTCCCCACACAAGAGGAAGCCCCCGCAGACGCAGCCAGGCCGGAGGGGAGGGAACGAGCGCAAGGGCAGAAAAGGGCACTCTGTGCCGCCCCACTGCCGTGCCGAGGGGTTTAACAGCACCACGATGCTTTGGGGCGCTGCACTTCCAGGGCAGTGTCCCGACAGACTCGAGCAGCGTCGCCCAGCACTGCGCGAGAAGCATTCCCAGTTTCTGCTGGTGGCAACGGCCCCCCGCCCTCGGCCCCTCGGGGACTCCTCAGGAGCCATCCCGGGGCAGGTGATTACCCACAAGCCAAGGTGAAAGGCGGCAGCGGGCAAGAACTTTGTCCCAAGTATGCACGAAGGAAACCCGACggctctccttttctccctcGTCCCCGCTCCCGCGGGAAACCGACCCCGTCCCTCGGGCTCACCGGGGCCTCTGCAGCCCCTCGCAGCTGACGGCTGGGAGCCGAGCAGGGCCGGGTGGCGACCAGGGAGGGGACCCAACGTGACGCCGCAGCTGAGGGGCAGCCGGGACAGCACGCGAAGGGACCGGCGGCCGCGGGAGGGCGGCGGTGCCCCGCTGCCGCGGCGGGGGCCGTGGCCGTGACCgtggccggggccgggccggcgccgcCGGGGAGGGGTTTCCCCCGCCGCGGCATAAGTGCctgccgggggcgggcggcgccgtgCCGCCATGCCGCCCtccgcgctgctgctgctgccgctgctgccgctgctgctgctgctgccggcggtgcccgctccggcggcggcgacgacggcggcggcggcggcggggggctgcgggcccTGCGAGGCGGCTCGGTGCCCGGCGCtgccgccgcggggctgcccgcTGGGCCGGGTGCGGGACGCCTgcggctgctgctggcagtgcgGCCGGGGCGAGGGGGAGGCGTGCGGCGGCGCTGCGGGAGGCCGCTGCGCCCCCGGCCTCGAGTGCGTGAAGAGCCGCCAGCGCCGTAAGGCCAAGGGCGGCCCGGCCGCGGGACAccccccctccgccgccaccCCGTCCGGCGTGTGCCTCTGCAAGAGCCGCTACCCGGTGTGCGGCAGCGACGGGCTCACCTACGGCAGCGGCTGCCAGCTCCGCGCCGCCAGCCTGCGCGCCCAGAGCCGCGGCGAGCCCGCCATCAGCCAGCGCAGCAAGGGAGCCTGCGAGCAAGGTGGGGGGCGGCGGCCCGAGGGCAAGCGCTCGGGGAAGGCAgcgggagggccgggccgggccgggccgggccgggcggcgggcgctgccgcgGGGCGGGAGAGAGCGTGCGTGGGTGGGTGCGTGGGTGCCCGGCCGTGCTGAGCGACTTCCCGGCGAAAACGCTGGTCCCGAGTGCTCCTCGTGCTGTTTTATCCCACCGG
Encoded proteins:
- the IGFBP7 gene encoding insulin-like growth factor-binding protein 7; translation: MPPSALLLLPLLPLLLLLPAVPAPAAATTAAAAAGGCGPCEAARCPALPPRGCPLGRVRDACGCCWQCGRGEGEACGGAAGGRCAPGLECVKSRQRRKAKGGPAAGHPPSAATPSGVCLCKSRYPVCGSDGLTYGSGCQLRAASLRAQSRGEPAISQRSKGACEQGPSIVTPPKDIWNVTGAQVYLSCEVMGIPTPVLIWNKIIRGQYGVQRMELLPGDRENLAIQTRGGPEKHEVTGWVLISPLSKEDAGEYECHASNAKGEATASAKIHVVETLHEIALTKDDGAEL